Genomic DNA from Candidatus Binatia bacterium:
CCATGATATCACGCTGGCGCAATTGGTGGATTGGGCGGAGAACGCGATGATGGATGGCGAGTTTGAGGCGGCAAGCGTGTCGGTGTTGGCGTCGGTCGTGTCGCGTCTGGGCGTCGCGGATGTGCGCGCGTTTGGTCTGACATGGGAGGATTGCGAGCAGTTGCTCGAACGACTCGGCTTCACCGCTCGCGTGGAGATTGTAGCCGCCTGAACGGCGCCACGATCCCAATCGGCGCTCTTCTGCTCCACGCACAGCCCCGGCCACACCATTCTCGCCGCCTGCGATGCCCTTCCGCCGGCTCAGATCGGCACCTCATGCGAGGCGCTCTGCAACGTCGTCCACCGCCGCTTGTCGTACACCTGAGTGGTGGTAACGTGCCGGTGACCTAGCCACCACGGCTGATGCGCGTACGCAGCCATGCGGCGGTTTGGGCAACGCCTTCGTCGAATGCAACGCGTGGAGCAAAGCCCAAGCGTTGGCGCGCAAGCGCACCGGAAAACCCTTGGCGGGTGCCGAGGAGTTCCACTGCCGTACGGGTCAGGAGCGGCCGCTGCTGCCGGCGGGTCGCGTGCCCGGTCCATTCCATCAACGCCCCCAGTGCGTAGGCCACACCGCGGGGCACCGAACGCGCGGGCATCCGCAACTCCAGGGCGCGGCAGAGCGCGGCGAAGTAGTCCCGCCAGCTGTGGCCGTCCTCATCGACGGAGTGGAATGCCGCTCCCACCGCCGCCGGATGCTCCATGCCCAGGAGAATGAGCGCCACGCAGTTGTCCACGTAGACCAAGCCGGCATCGACGTTGCCGCCGCGGACGAGCGGTGCGCCGCTTTGGATGGCGCTGACGATCTCCACGCCGAACGTCACCGAGCGCGGGCCGTAGATGTTGCCGGGGCGGATCACCGTGGCAGGCAAGCCCGCACGCTGCGCGGCCCAGACGCGCTGCTCCCCGGCAATTTTGGTGGAGTTGTACGGCAAGCCTCGGTCCCGGTAGGGCGTCGTTTCATCCAACCCGTCACGATCCGGGTAGCCGTACACGTCCAGCGTGCTGATGTGCACGAAGCGGTCGAGCGACGTGGCCGCGCACGCCTCCAGCAACCGGCCCACGCCGCGGTCATTGGCCTCACGAAAGGCGTCCCACGCGCCCCAGTCCGAAGCCAGCGCCGCGCAGTGCACGACGACCCGGCACCCGCGCACGGCGGCGGCAAGCGCCGCGGCCGAACTCAAGTCACCAGCCACGCACTCGGCGCCGCGGTCGACGAGCCATTGTGCCGCATCAGGTCGCCGCACCAGCAGCCGCACCCGTTCACCACGCGCCAGCAGCGCTTCCGCCACATGGCTCCCAAGAAATCCTGTTGCGCCGGTGAGGAGAATCATTTCGTCGAACGCCCGTATCCGGCAGCGCCCGGCGAGTCAAGGTAAGGCGCAGATCCTCTCCCCCATTGACCAGCATCCGGTCATTCGCGTAGGCAGAAGCGCCATGCGGAGCGTGTACGCACACGGCTGAGCCCGATCGCCACCCGCTCGATCGGCTGGAGCGGGGCCTGTCGCTCACTGATGCGACGATGCTGGTGGTATCGTCGGTCATCGGGGTGGGAATCTTCCTCACCCCGGGCACGGTTGCCGACCATCTCCCCTCCCCGGGTCTGTTTCTCGCCGCCTGGCTGGTTGGCGGCCTCCTTTCCCTTGCGGGCGCGTTGGCCAATGCGGAGCTTGGCGCGATGTACCCGCACGCGGGTGGTGACTACGTCTACTTGCGTGAGGCTTACCATCCACTCGCGGGCTTTCTGGTCGGGTGGCTGTCGTTCTTCGTCATCTACGCCGGCACGGTCGCCACACTGGCCGTAGGTTTTGTGGAGGGCATGACGGCATTCGTCAGCCTGGGGGCGTGGGGCAAGATGGTTGCAGCCATCGGACTGACGGTTTTCGCCTCATGGGTGAATTACGTCGGCGTACGGTCGGGGGCGCGATTCAACAACGTCACCGGCGCCATAAAGCTGGTGGCGCTCGCCGCACTCATGGTGGCCGGGCCGCTGATCGGTCGCGGTGAGATCGTCCACCTGCGCCCGCTGGCGGGAGGGGCAACGACGATTTCGTTCAGCGGCTTCGGTCTGGCGCTCTCACCCATCCTCTTCACCTACCTGGGCTGGAACGCGTCGGTCTACGTCGCCAGCGAAATTCGCGATCCGGGCCGCAACGTACCGCGCTCACTGTTCCTGGGCCTGGCCGTGTGCACCGCCATCTACGTCGGCATGAATGCGGTCTATCTCTACGCCCTCCCGATCGACGCCCTGCGTGGAGAAGTGCGTGTCGGCGAAGCCGCGGCGCGCGCCCTGTTCGGCCCGGCGGGTGGCACGATCACGGCGATTCTCGTTTTGGCGTCCGTCATCGGCTGCTTGAACGCGACCATCCTCGTGGGGCCGCGCATCGCCTACGCCATGGCGCTGGATGGCCGGTTTTTCCCGGGAGTCCAGCGCGTGCATGCTTTCTACAAGACACCGCACATCGCCATCGTCGCACAGGCACTCACCGCCATTGCGCTGATCGTCGTGCTCGGCAGCTTTCCCAGTGTGCTCGACTACACCACCTTCGCCATCGTCCTGGCCACCATGGCGGACACCACGGCGCTGTACACGCTGCGCTGGCGCAAGCCCGCCCGCCCGCGCCCGTATCGCGCCTGGGGCTATCCGGTCGTACCCGGCCTGTACTTGATCGCCAACGCGGCGATCGCGGGCGCGATGCTTTGGGGCAGGCCGAAGGAGTGCGCCATCGCGCTCGCCGTCACCGCCACAGGCGCGCCCTTCTACTGGCTGTTCTCGCGCCGCCGGAACCTGCCTGGTTCGGTCTGAGGCGGCTGCCGCGCACTACGCCTTTTGTCCACCACTGTGCTACTCAATACGGCGCGAAGCGCGGGTGCCCGGCGGCTTCGGACCTGCGAGGGAGGCTCTCAATGGGGACGGTGTGGGTCGCACAGGTGGTGCTCTTGGTCACGGGCTGGCTGGCACCGTGG
This window encodes:
- a CDS encoding amino acid permease, encoding MSLTDATMLVVSSVIGVGIFLTPGTVADHLPSPGLFLAAWLVGGLLSLAGALANAELGAMYPHAGGDYVYLREAYHPLAGFLVGWLSFFVIYAGTVATLAVGFVEGMTAFVSLGAWGKMVAAIGLTVFASWVNYVGVRSGARFNNVTGAIKLVALAALMVAGPLIGRGEIVHLRPLAGGATTISFSGFGLALSPILFTYLGWNASVYVASEIRDPGRNVPRSLFLGLAVCTAIYVGMNAVYLYALPIDALRGEVRVGEAAARALFGPAGGTITAILVLASVIGCLNATILVGPRIAYAMALDGRFFPGVQRVHAFYKTPHIAIVAQALTAIALIVVLGSFPSVLDYTTFAIVLATMADTTALYTLRWRKPARPRPYRAWGYPVVPGLYLIANAAIAGAMLWGRPKECAIALAVTATGAPFYWLFSRRRNLPGSV
- a CDS encoding NAD-dependent epimerase/dehydratase family protein, which codes for MILLTGATGFLGSHVAEALLARGERVRLLVRRPDAAQWLVDRGAECVAGDLSSAAALAAAVRGCRVVVHCAALASDWGAWDAFREANDRGVGRLLEACAATSLDRFVHISTLDVYGYPDRDGLDETTPYRDRGLPYNSTKIAGEQRVWAAQRAGLPATVIRPGNIYGPRSVTFGVEIVSAIQSGAPLVRGGNVDAGLVYVDNCVALILLGMEHPAAVGAAFHSVDEDGHSWRDYFAALCRALELRMPARSVPRGVAYALGALMEWTGHATRRQQRPLLTRTAVELLGTRQGFSGALARQRLGFAPRVAFDEGVAQTAAWLRTRISRGG